From Arachis hypogaea cultivar Tifrunner chromosome 3, arahy.Tifrunner.gnm2.J5K5, whole genome shotgun sequence:
attagcaatataatgTAAGTGATGATTCCCTTGTTGATCATAAGGTGTGGTTATATATAAGGGGTTGGAAGAAAGCAAGATTGAAGCAATTTCGTTAGAAAAAGTTTGAATAGATAAAGAGGTACTACGTACCTGGTTGCAGCAACCTCGAAGCTAGTTCAAACTAGTGGGAGGTTGTGTGCAGAAAAAGCGCACATCAATGGCTCGTGGAAGAATTCAGTTGAAGAGAATAGAGAACCCGGTTCACAGGCAAGTCACCTTCTGCAAGCGCCGAGCTGGGCTTCTCAAGAAGGCTAAGGAGCTCTCTGTCCTTTGCGACGCTGAAATTGGCCTTGTCATTTTCTCCGCACATGGCAAGCTCTATGAACTCGCCACTAAAGGGTATTACTATTACTGCTTTGAAGACTCACGTGCAGTTGTCTGTTAATAGTTGAGATTTGTTAAACGATTTGatagatttaattaaattattatttaacaattctcaactatcaactttatatgaaaataattgcACTGTGAgtttttattatgtattattgTCTATTTAGAAGTATGTGTGTACATCCATAAGATTCTTGCATGCATGTATTAATAAGTGGAAATTCAAgtgtagtcgacttcacgtgaaattgatagttgaaGTCGTTAGATGGTTtaaagtcgacttcacgtaaaatcgactgcacctgagtttccactgTATTAATATTATGGTTTGTACATTTAACTTGTGTGATAAGAATAAcaacaataatgataataatgtgtACGTACATGTTTATATGTGGAAAAATAAGAACCATGCAAGGAGTGATAGAGAGGTACATGAAGTTTACTGGGGCGGCTCAGCCTGAAGAACCACCAACTGAACCGCATCATCATCCTCTTGTAtgtctcatctctctctctctctctctttctcttttatgTTAATTAAGTAGTTACTAAGTGTCATGTTATTATTGCTAGCTGCATAGACCAAAGGAGAATTAAGGAAATTAATTAAAGGCAATAAAGCAAATATGCTGTTaattaaagagggaaaagaaTATGGGAATATAGCAATTTATTGATGTTGTCCTTTAATTTTGTTTAGTATTATGAGGAGTGGTGTGGTATTAGATGCGGCTTGGTGCATTAAGTCacggaataaaaataaaaatatataataatgagTATAGTGATATGTGATTgcactaaaataataataaatacatatgtAGTAAAAGTTGTGATCATGGAATGTTTTCTTGTCTGCACTCTCCATTACCCTTTTGACACATAGGgcctaattatatattattctataATAACCATACAACCTTGTAATTCTATGAGACCTGCCATATATAAGGACTTCTCTTGCTTACCAATTAAGTTAAGGTGGTTTCTAATTATGTTGTAACGAATTCATGATATAAAAAGATATTAACAAATAACAATATAATGGGAAATAAAGAAGAGATCATGTTTATGATATGTCATTTTCTCATGCATCCACTATATAATGTGATCTTTAGTGCTATACACACACATTTTATTTGTCACTCattttttgagtatatatattacTGCTAAATTAACAGCTTCCATgaatcataatcaacaacaaaAACCAATAATTACAGCTAAAATCAATAACAGAAGTATTTATGTTAGGGTCTCAAACCAGTTCTTAcagtttattaattaatttatttgagtCTACCAATCTAGTTTGCAAACCTAGAGTTAATACAACCAAGGAAAATATGCATGATTTGATGATATACTATGTCattgaatattattttatttttttaatgcctAGAATAATAGTTCCTAATTCAACTTTAAAACAATCTTTAGTTTCAATTTATTATTGCAAGTAGTGCACTTTTATACATTATGAAGAGAGTTGCACGTAGTactaaaaaggaagaaaagtttcatattcattattatatattaaattagacTGTTGCTTGTGTATATGTAGCTGGATCTTTTAAATAATATTGAGATTAactaaactactaaaaatatccCAGCAAAGATTTAGatgtttataaaattatttttaaaagattaaaataacaaaaatattcacAAAAGATATGAAAATGTATGTgatcaaaataatcaaatacttgatatatattttaaaaaggaattttaAAGATCGAATTTCGATATAAGCATAACCAAACCAATAAAATGTTTTCatctttaaattttatagttttgagccaagtgaattttttttgctttattttaatagccaattttttttaaaacaataaaaaaagatgTTTAGAAATGAGTTTCGTTTATATGCATCTTCTAAATCATTGTCcgtatattttcaaaaaataaaacaagttatttattaaatataaaatttatttatcgcttataaaaaaaaaataattttatcatgttttctaaattttatagaatgtttttatattttaatcatgTCTCATCGAGTAAGAGTTTTTTTgaatttatatgtatttaatataggtattttttttttgtcttagcaTAGATAAAAAAAATGTGAAGATTCACATacaatatatttgactaaattataatataacaaattttaattattaattatacataaaattaattacaaGTAAGTTTGCacttataaaaaaaaactatCCATACCAAATATATATCTTTCATCCTTCATCGCCAGTATCATTTATACAAGTAATCTCATATTTTTCCAATATAATAGGTGGATATACTATTCACTATATAAAGAAACGAGAGCCTTTTCTCTATTTAGATGGTATGTACTACTTATCATTTTCATTTGGCATTGATAGATGAATATAATTAGTTAGAACTTAGAATGAACTAGGCTCCATATATTGAAAGGATTGTAATTGAAAGAGAaaagtttgaaaaagaagaacaatGAAAGAAAACTTGTAATTCAAGAATGAATGAAAAGTATTGATACTAATCTCAATTACATTACCAATGAGTTTCTACCTCTATATGATGACCTATTCTCACACTGCACTGGCTAGTGTAACAGATTCATAACACTAATGTTAATTATTTGAGCTCAGAATTAATGTGTTCGCTAATTAATTAACATGGTTCCcgtaattaatgatttaattgtgTAGGATGCTAAAGAGGAAGCGGATGTTCTAAAACAGGAAATTGACACATTGCAAAAGGGAATCAGGTACCAAAGAATACcaagttaataatattatttatcctTCATGATATTTATATGTGCATGTAAATTTCATTAGATAAAAAAATGAACGATATTTTCATGTCTGTTGTCGTAGTTATTTGTTTGGAGGAGGAACTGGGACAATGACAATCGATGATTTACAAATCTTAGAGAAGAATCTCGAGACTTGGTATGAAATGAGTAGTAATCCCCAGTTTGCATATATATTCACTTCAGATGAACCTCATGTTACAAGAAATTCAAGATTTGAGAGACAAGGTTAGtgtaaaatcattcaatttcaacatttcttcctttttatattattttgaaaataaaaatttaaacaaaagagaaaaattaaagaaacgtGAATGTATGTGTATTATTAATAGTATATGTATTTTGTTAACTTGATTTgctgaatcaatttttttttctctcttttgcaTTTGAAGGAGGGTACACTCAAAGCAGCAAACAAGTTTCTCCATGATaaggtaattaattaataacgCGTTTTTCTATTCATTAAGCACAACTTTTCTTTAAATTGAAAAGCATGTgatgaataattaattaaagtGAAGACTCATATGCAACTGTCTTAATATAAATTTGATAGttgaaaattgttaaataataatttaattaaacatattaaattatttaagatcCATGTATATAAGTTTTCActgttaattatatatatatatgatttggtCAGAGAAATCTAATACGCATAATATATTACATTATTATTTTACAGATTTTGGAGAATACAACTGCATTTACTAACTTTGCTCCATTTGCTACTGACTCAACTTACCCACTAACTATACAAGATGGGATTTTTCCAGCTCTAGGAAATGTACTTGGTTAATCAAAATTGTTATGTCATATATGTTTTAGTGACTTATTAAAGAACTAGATGAATATTAATGTGGTGTATAATTACTTAGACATTATTGAATAATGTTGTATGAACAATATATAAGATTTGCCCAGTGGTGTATGTATGTGCAACATTGTGTTGTTGCAATACTATATATCTAGAATAAGATTATCATGTGAAAAATAAGTATGGTTTCTATTATTTTACACCTTGTATAATTTCTTCAATAATGTCCTTGACTGTAGTGTAAAATATTTTGCGTGGTATATGAGAgatcaaaagaaataaaaaaatggggatatatatatacatgtagtTTTTTAGCCTTATACACGTACGATgtacttattttatattttacaaatttttttatcgTTTAATTTCgcttttttatatatgtatatttcacATTTGATAGATACCAATAATATTTTCTTATCAGTACCTATTTTTAGATTGACAGGGATCTAACTATTTAATAAGTATTTTTCccatcaatttaaattttaaaaataaatcatttataatatatatatagtattaaaatttttataatttaaaaatttggaatttaattttttctattttattctaaaaaatattatacaaattttatgtaaattccaaaataaaaatttatatgaaaaaatatattaaatatataataacaaatATTCGTATATTTTTCCCTATCAAATGATAATTTTAGGACaagtaattttatatattgttgtcTAGAAAGTAGAAATACAGTGCTTGATGGTCAACAATCTTCAGCCGATAACTTTACTGTATAGTCTATATCCTAGAATTCCCTTAGGCTTTAGGCTGTGTTTGGAAGTTTTAATAAGGTGATTACTTGCATAAATATTGTAAGCATACATAAAATATAGAGGTGAGAGAAATCCAACATGTAGAAGATTCCtcccttttttttctcctttgaaATGAACACACTTTTATATTGAGAAATCCTTGAAAGCAAAAATTTTtcagtattattttattattatttgattaatataaatatcaaattatttttaataaataaattttattaatttatatgtataaatttttttaaaatataaatataaattatattgattcatgtgtataaaattttgataaatataaatataaattattactaatataatattaataaaaaataattatatttattggcTACGTAACATTGTTTTTTTATACGGTGTTTGAACATGTATGTGAGTATTTTTCGTtaataaaagatgaaaaaaaaaaggttaagaaaagaaaagagaataactAAGGGAGTTTGTGTTTGAgggacattatatattatatggttATGGTGATAGAGCTTAGTGGAAGGCCATGCAAGTTTTGGTGCATTAGATACCTTGCAGCCCAGCACCATGATTTCTGCATAGCAAGTTTGAGCACAAAATTCTATGAATGTATCATTGCTTATAAAAGTTTCACTTTAGGTCCAAGCTAAGCGACCAAGTCTATCCGTATATGTGAGAGATATATTTATAAGAATGGTGAAAAATCGTGTTCAAGAGTTATACTTTTTAAATTgagtttatatatttttaaaagttgtatTTTATCAGTTTCATCTCATCAAAAGAGTTTTATATTTTCGGGAACCTTATATTTCTATGACGCTCACTTATGTaagaatttttgtttttgttttcagggacttttatataattttttatttatcttatgttagatttttttgggccaacaataattaaattttatatttctaagtcattatagatattttgataatatattactaaattattttttaaaaaaaattaaattgacaaGAAAATTACATAAATTGTTATACATtactagaaaaattatttttactagttatttattttatttttaacgacAATAAAAtaatcactaatatatttatcggctaatgataaatatatataattaccaataaaaaattttttaatagcagcaaaaaatatagaattactattataaaatatatatagtactaacaaaaaaatatctttactacaaaaatataaatgaaataaaacatataatAGTAATGATGTTATTTTTACTaaagatttttcaacaaaaataatttttgttgtagTGATATATATCTCTAACAATTCtctaaaataagaaatttatacaattttgtttttttttatctctaCACTTTTTGTAAGAAAAATGAAAGATAGAGAATATTATCttataaaataaagaatgatTAGTCTATCTGTGTAAGGATTTAATTGtatttatgattaaaaaaataaaatgattttcATTGTATTACTAACAAATTTGCCATTAAGCCTTTTGTGCCTATAAATTTGGATGGATAGGGTTAATTAAACTTAGAAAAGTGTGTGTAATATATGCTTTGAAGAATTGCACCAATTTTATATGATCTTTATGAGAAATGTTAagctatcaatatttttttttatatttattttgtatttgagtcaATACTAGCCAATTCTATATTTTTCACTAAAAATGTTGATATCccttaacaattaaaaaaaaagcaaatatttaagttttaatttatttaaatattatatctaCGTTTTGTTACTAGTTTTTAGTTTCTGTGAGCACTAACAAGTATTTGGGTATTACTTAGTACGATATACATGTTGAGATTAAGAATGATTAATAATTATGATAATTAGAGAATTAGTTTTGATTTGAAGAGGATTATATaagtagagaaaaaaaaattctattgagATGATAATTCATTTGTTTTACTAAaactaaatttaatattttctatGTTTTAGTTTttcgatttttcttttttttttttattcttctgcgATCAAAGCTACTActgtaaaaatttttttataatatcaaGGATCACAAGTGTTTGATCCATGAGTTCTCTCAATAAAGATTCTGCTAATTCCAATTTTAATagcactctttcttcttcttctgttatCAACAATTTTCTTCTAAATTTCTTCAATCAGAAATTCTTTCACCTGATTAGTGACAAACTTAGTGAGAATAATTACAAGACTTGGCAACAGCAAGCTCTCTTTGCAATTCGAGGACAAGATCTTGAAGATCATCTCCATCCAACACGAATTCCTCCTCAATTTGATTCCACGAAAAATCAGCAAGTTGGAATTGAATCTCAACAATTCAAACAATGGAAGCAGGACGACTATAATCTTAGCTCAGGGATGCTCGCATCCAGTGACAGACCCAGATAATAGTGTTGATAATAAGAAGTCTAGTCTTTGTGAAAATTGTGTTCAAGCTAAAATGCATTCTATTCCATATAGTGATTCTTTAACTGTTTACACTTCACCATTGCAATTAGTTTATACGGATGTTTGGAACTCTCTCCCATTATTTTTCATCTTGGTTATAAGTATTATGTTACATTTATTGATGCACTATCCAGATATACATGTATTTTTTTACTTTCTCATAAATCTCAAGTTTTTACAGCTTTCATTCAATATAAAAACTTTATAGAAAACCAAACTGATTGCAAATTAAAGGCTTTACAGTCAAATAATGGAGGTGAGTACACTTTCAAAACTTTCTCTACATATCTTACACAAAAAGATATTCAATGTTATTTTTCATGTCCATATATCTCCCAACAAAATAGAAGAGCTGAGAGAAAACATCGGCACTTAATAGAAATGATGAGTTTAGCCATGTTATCCACTGCTCAAATGCTAAAGATTTTTTGGGATGATGCTGTTATTACAGCTACTTATTTGATAAATAGGTTACCCACTCCAATTTTGTCACAAA
This genomic window contains:
- the LOC112789464 gene encoding agamous-like MADS-box protein AGL12, which translates into the protein MARGRIQLKRIENPVHRQVTFCKRRAGLLKKAKELSVLCDAEIGLVIFSAHGKLYELATKGTMQGVIERYMKFTGAAQPEEPPTEPHHHPLDAKEEADVLKQEIDTLQKGISYLFGGGTGTMTIDDLQILEKNLETWYEMSSNPQFAYIFTSDEPHVTRNSRFERQGGYTQSSKQVSP